The following are from one region of the Flavobacteriaceae bacterium UJ101 genome:
- the acpH gene encoding [Acyl-carrier-protein] phosphodiesterase (Converts holo-ACP to apo-ACP by hydrolytic cleavage of the phosphopantetheine prosthetic group from ACP; Belongs to the AcpH family.; KEGG: pge:LG71_23310 acyl carrier protein phosphodiesterase) — translation MNFLAHQYLSMDVPAIKAGNLLGEFVRGKKYGDYPEMIQKGILLHRKIDDFTDKHEVVLNLVREMNPVFHKYAPVISDVFFDYCLAKNWWKFSEVSLQDFCDQTYDDLESFSPQMPEKVQEMIISMREHNWLYHYQNLEGIQHSLKNLKRRTSFDNNIEDAVKYLYTNEEKIEKAFLKFFPDIQKECKTFLESD, via the coding sequence ATGAACTTTTTAGCACATCAATATCTATCAATGGATGTTCCTGCAATAAAAGCAGGAAATCTTTTGGGTGAATTTGTAAGAGGAAAAAAATATGGAGATTATCCTGAAATGATTCAGAAGGGAATTTTGCTTCATAGAAAGATAGATGATTTTACGGATAAACATGAAGTCGTTCTCAATTTAGTTAGAGAAATGAATCCTGTATTCCATAAATATGCTCCTGTTATTTCAGATGTGTTTTTTGATTACTGTTTAGCAAAAAATTGGTGGAAATTCTCAGAGGTTAGTTTACAAGATTTTTGTGATCAAACTTACGATGATTTGGAGAGCTTTAGCCCTCAGATGCCAGAAAAAGTTCAAGAAATGATTATAAGTATGCGTGAACATAATTGGTTGTATCATTATCAAAATTTAGAAGGAATTCAACATTCTTTAAAAAATTTGAAACGTCGAACTTCTTTTGATAATAATATTGAAGATGCCGTAAAATACTTATATACAAACGAAGAAAAAATTGAAAAAGCCTTTTTAAAATTTTTTCCTGATATACAAAAAGAATGTAAAACCTTTTTAGAAAGTGATTAA
- a CDS encoding universal stress protein (Belongs to the universal stress protein A family.) — MRNIVVPIDFGDFSKRIINFSVEYAQNKDIKLYFLHVLPLDVSYVVGDMGMQYVHGIQGNMIEVDTKRLEELTNFIKEKNIPYETEVIQGIASDTILEKAKEVDAELILIGSHGHGALYEALVGSVAHDVLKITDIPVLIVPDKYRTK, encoded by the coding sequence ATGAGAAATATAGTAGTTCCAATCGATTTTGGTGATTTTTCAAAAAGAATCATTAATTTTTCTGTTGAATATGCACAGAATAAGGATATAAAATTATATTTTCTACATGTACTTCCATTAGATGTTTCCTATGTTGTAGGTGATATGGGAATGCAGTACGTACATGGTATTCAGGGAAATATGATAGAGGTTGATACTAAGCGTTTAGAAGAATTAACCAATTTTATAAAAGAAAAAAATATTCCTTATGAAACAGAAGTTATACAAGGTATAGCTTCAGATACCATTCTAGAAAAGGCAAAAGAAGTTGATGCAGAATTAATATTGATAGGTTCTCATGGACATGGAGCACTTTATGAAGCTTTGGTAGGAAGTGTAGCACATGATGTCTTAAAAATAACCGACATTCCTGTATTAATAGTTCCGGATAAATATAGAACCAAATAA
- a CDS encoding xanthosine permease (Nucleoside transport. To E.coli NupG and YegT.) yields MGVKLRLIIMNFLQFFIWGAWLITIANYWFGTKGWGGAEFGAIFSTLGISSIFMPTIAGIIADRWINAEKLYAVLHILGGIGVFYFSEIEDPTTFFWVMLLAMFCYMPTIALSNSIAYNALKNNGLDVIKEFPPIRVWGTIGFIVAMWVTNLTGNKATEYQFYISAIASFILGIYSFTLPKCPPSKETSEETSFVKMFGLDAFKLFKDYKMALFFIFSMFLGAALQLTNMYGDTFLDDFKNIPEYADSFVVKYSTIIMSISQISETVFILAIPFFLKRFGIKKVMLISMFAWVLRFGLFAFGDPEGGLWMIILSCIVYGMAFDFFNISGSLFVEVSTDSKIRSSAQGLFMMMVNGFGAILGSVVSGYMIDTFFTHEGGHKDWSGIWLTFAGYALIITIVFWIMFKHKHDPKEVQNVTH; encoded by the coding sequence ATGGGAGTAAAGTTACGCTTGATCATCATGAATTTTCTTCAATTTTTTATTTGGGGAGCATGGTTGATTACAATTGCTAATTATTGGTTTGGAACAAAAGGTTGGGGAGGAGCAGAATTTGGTGCTATTTTTTCAACATTAGGAATATCGTCTATTTTTATGCCTACTATAGCTGGAATTATAGCAGATCGATGGATTAATGCAGAAAAATTATATGCTGTTTTACATATTTTAGGTGGAATAGGAGTGTTTTATTTTTCTGAAATTGAAGATCCTACTACATTTTTTTGGGTGATGTTACTCGCTATGTTTTGTTATATGCCTACCATTGCTTTGTCTAATTCTATTGCTTATAATGCGTTAAAAAATAATGGTTTAGATGTTATAAAAGAATTTCCTCCAATTCGAGTTTGGGGAACAATTGGTTTTATTGTGGCAATGTGGGTAACGAATTTAACAGGAAATAAAGCCACAGAATATCAATTTTATATTTCAGCTATAGCATCATTTATTTTAGGAATTTACTCTTTCACATTGCCTAAATGTCCTCCGTCAAAAGAAACCTCTGAAGAAACTTCTTTTGTTAAAATGTTTGGTTTGGATGCTTTTAAACTCTTCAAAGATTATAAAATGGCTTTGTTTTTTATCTTTTCAATGTTTTTAGGAGCTGCTCTACAACTCACCAATATGTATGGTGATACTTTTTTAGATGATTTCAAGAATATACCAGAATATGCTGATTCATTTGTAGTAAAATATTCAACGATTATCATGTCAATTTCTCAGATTTCTGAAACTGTATTTATATTGGCAATACCTTTCTTTTTAAAACGATTTGGAATTAAAAAGGTAATGTTAATCAGTATGTTTGCATGGGTATTACGATTTGGACTTTTTGCTTTTGGAGACCCAGAAGGGGGATTATGGATGATTATATTATCATGTATTGTGTATGGTATGGCATTCGACTTCTTTAATATTTCAGGATCTTTATTTGTAGAAGTTTCTACAGACTCTAAAATTCGTTCGAGTGCACAAGGGTTATTTATGATGATGGTTAATGGTTTTGGTGCAATATTGGGAAGTGTTGTAAGTGGATATATGATCGATACATTTTTTACTCACGAAGGAGGACATAAGGATTGGTCGGGGATTTGGCTAACTTTTGCAGGATATGCTTTAATTATAACCATTGTATTCTGGATTATGTTTAAACATAAACACGATCCAAAAGAAGTTCAGAATGTAACACATTAA
- the pphA gene encoding protein-serine/threonine phosphatase (KEGG: pih:UB51_06850 serine/threonine protein phosphatase 1), which translates to MKYFIVGDVHGCVNTYKAFLEKYWNPQKEILIQVGDIANKGKFTYETILFSMELSKKYPENFVQLKGNNDHILYKELQEKGFSKEIKQLLEEREIEEDSVVNWLGGLLHFWENDTIFVSHAGVDKNNNYPVKEDDLRIVYTREKLKNIGKMQFIGHVLVEAPFYNKEKNIWYLDTGAGFRKKLSGVKVKLNGKVTDIISTKVKKKDFLG; encoded by the coding sequence ATGAAATATTTTATTGTTGGAGATGTTCACGGTTGTGTAAATACATACAAAGCTTTTTTAGAAAAGTATTGGAATCCTCAAAAAGAAATTTTAATACAAGTAGGAGATATAGCGAACAAAGGAAAATTCACATACGAAACTATTTTGTTTTCAATGGAATTGTCTAAAAAATATCCTGAGAATTTTGTCCAACTAAAAGGGAATAATGATCATATTTTATATAAAGAACTACAAGAAAAAGGTTTTTCTAAAGAAATAAAACAGTTATTAGAAGAGAGAGAAATAGAAGAAGATTCTGTTGTAAATTGGTTAGGAGGATTACTTCACTTTTGGGAAAATGATACCATTTTTGTTAGTCATGCTGGAGTTGATAAGAATAATAATTACCCTGTAAAAGAAGATGACTTAAGAATTGTTTATACAAGAGAAAAGCTAAAAAATATTGGGAAAATGCAGTTTATAGGGCATGTTCTTGTTGAAGCTCCTTTTTATAATAAAGAGAAAAACATATGGTATTTAGATACCGGAGCTGGTTTTCGTAAGAAATTATCAGGTGTAAAAGTGAAACTAAATGGAAAAGTAACTGATATTATTTCAACTAAAGTAAAAAAGAAAGATTTTTTAGGATGA